The Conger conger chromosome 15, fConCon1.1, whole genome shotgun sequence genome contains a region encoding:
- the LOC133111844 gene encoding protein regulator of cytokinesis 1-like, with the protein MATTALLNEILEEENLRKSLRSSIEKSRKELDTLCRELQLSPFKEDSGTMLQVDKDLRVRVEALIKQKSQRMQELKDLREQDQDLCDILCTDSFSLIPDAHTVPSLQQLQHFRQHLASLAAEKERRRSVFVGLKKQIILCMEDLEQLPDTSFERDVVHEDEDAFCLSEENIASLRLLLSTLEKRKAETAERCGVCRSRIRELWDRLELCQEERDALHQHMASSKKRNLEALQAELSRLEEMKLGRIRDLIKGIRLEIASYWDLCFLSAEEQQAFIPYCSDDFTEELLAVHRAELQQLKQRYEAHRELFDSVRGWEDSWKLFLELEKKATDPSRFNNRGGNLLKEEKQRTDLLKSLTKLEKKLKVQMEAWTEQEGQEFLVRGHNFLQFVEAHWEHHRTEKEREKLERHLKKSRQTEEDMLYGTVKRTPSTTHSKTSSSASAVRLKAELERAELQAQASALKQKRLLDEQEAKLRAEREELQIQTALAASDAKLKVLDEYESLRASSKVTKGDGMSSYLEKEQEHLESQAHKQAMPTPYAAAMVKTEPASSNNHSAPASAKKTEQESLQQESTQAIMDFLVKQQNLTTLPPQQIPIFKGDPMEYRLFIRAFEHGVEDKTDSSKDRLYFMEQYTDGQPRELIRSCLHIEPERGYREAKKLLKVHFGNGYKISMVYIDKALNWPTIKSDDGEALHSFGLYLIGCLNAMADVEYMEELDCVSNMRAIVAKLPYRQRERWRSKAYALLEKEQRSAKFSDLAEFVNLQAKEALHPLFSNLTDRNRSQAKAHKDEKSTRKSGAQRSFTTAATAVKNPAEMKAKAKGDTLCFLEPLSLLPK; encoded by the exons ATGGCGACGACA GCGTTACTAAATGAGATATTGGAGGAGGAGAATCTGCGCAAGAGTTTAAGGAGCAGCATAGAGAAGTCTCGCAAGGAGCTGGACACCTTATGCAGGGAACTTCAGCTGTCCCCCTTCAAGGAGGACAGCGGCACAATGCTGCAGGTGGATAAGGATCTTCGGGTGCGAGTGGAGGCTCTAAttaagcagaagagccagaggATGCAGGAGCTGAAGGACCTGAGGGAGCAGGACCAGGACCTGTGTGACATCCTATGCACAGACTCGTTCAGCCTCATACCCGACGCACACACCGTGCCCtctctgcagcagctgcagcacttCCGCCAGCACCTCGCCAGTCTGGCTGCGGAAAAGGAAAGGAGGcgtagtgtgtttgtgggccTTAAGAAGCAGATTATCCTGTGTATGGAGGATCTGGAGCAGCTGCCAGACACCAGCTTCGAGAGGGACGTGGttcatgaggatgaggatgcCTTCTGCCTTTCTGAAGAAAACATTGCCTCTCTGAGACTGCTGCTGAGCACGCTGGAGAAGCGGAAGGCGGAGACCGCGGAGCGCTGTGGCGTCTGCCGCAGCCGGATCCGGGAGCTGTGGGACCGGCTGGAGTTGTGCCAGGAGGAGAGGGACGCGCTCCACCAGCACATGGCCAGCTCCAAGAAGAGGAACCTGGAGGCTTTGCAAGCAGAGTTGAGTCGTCTGGAGGAGATGAAGCTTGGTCGTATTCGGGACTTGATCAAGGGCATCCGGTTGGAGATAGCCTCCTACTGGGACCTGTGCTTTCTGAGTGCTGAGGAGCAGCAGGCCTTCATCCCGTACTGCAGTGATGACTTCACAGAGGAGCTGCTGGCTGTGCACAGGGCCGAGCTCCAGCAGCTCAAACAGCGCTACGAGGCTCACAGAGAGCTGTTTGACAGCGTGCGGGGCTGGGAGGACAGCTGGAAGCTCTTCCTGGAGCTGGAGAAAAAAGCAACAGATCCCTCCAGATTCAACAACAGAGGGGGGAACCTgctgaaagaggagaaacagaggaCTGATCTGCTCAAAAGCTTGACGAAGCTAGAGAAGAAGCTGAAGGTGCAGATGGAAGCCTGGACAGAGCAAGAGGGCCAGGAGTTTCTGGTCAGGGGCCACAATTTCCTGCAGTTTGTGGAGGCACACTGGGAACACCATCgcactgagaaagagagggagaaactgGAGAGGCATCTGAAGAAGAGCCGGCAGACTGAGGAGGATATGCTGTATGGCACGGTCAAACGGACACCATCCACAACACATTCCAAAACATCGTCATCTGCATCAGCAGTGCGTCTGAAAGCTGAATTAGAGAGAGCTGAGTTGCAAGCCCAAGCTTCCGCTTTAAAACAAAAACGACTACTTGATGAACAGGAGGCCAAGCtaagggcagagagagaagagctACAGATACAGACCGCTTTAGCCGCCTCAGATGCCAAGTTAAAAGTATTAGACGAGTACGAGAGTCTCCGagcttcatccaaagtgactaagGGGGATGGAATGAGCTCTTACttagagaaagagcaggagcaCTTGGAATCACAAGCTCACAAACAGGCTATGCCTACTCCCTATGCTGCAGCTATGGTAAAAACAGAACCTGCTAGCAGTAACAACCACAGTGCACCTGCTAGTGCTAAGAAGACCGAACAAGAGTCTCTGCAACAAGAGTCCACACAAGCCATCATGGATTTCCTAGTGAAACAACAAAACCTCACTACTCTGCCCCCACAACAGATTCCTATATTCAAGGGAGACCCTATGGAGTATAGGCTATTCATCAGGGCCTTCGAACATGGAGTGGAGGACAAGACGGATAGTAGCAAAGACCGTCTGTACTTCATGGAGCAGTACACGGATGGACAGCCAAGAGAGCTGATAAGAAGTTGTCTTCACATAGAACCAGAGCGTGGCTATCGCGAGGCAAAGAAGCTCTTGAAAGTGCATTTCGGAAATGGATACAAGATCTCAATGGTGTATATCGACAAGGCACTGAACTGGCCGACTATCAAGTCTGATGATGGAGAGGCGCTTCACTCCTTTGGCCTCTATCTCATTGGATGCCTCAACGCAATGGCGGACGTGGAGTACATGGAGGAGCTTGACTGCGTATCCAATATGCGTGCTATCGTAGCCAAGCTTCCGTACAGACAGAGGGAGCGGTGGAGAAGCAAAGCCTATGCTCTCCTAGAGAAAGAGCAGCGCAGCGCTAAGTTCAGCGATCTTGCCGAGTTTGTAAACCTCCAAGCCAAAGAAGCCCTGCACCCTCTCTTCAGCAACCTAACAGATAGAAACAGGAGCCAAGCTAAGGCTCACAAGGACGAGAAGTCAACCAGAAAGAGTGGCGCTCAGAGAAGCTTCactactgctgctacagcaGTCAAGAACCCAGCAGAGATGAAAGCAAAGGCCAAGGGGGATACACTCTGCTTTCTCGAACCCTTGTCTCTTCTGCCAAAATGA